Proteins from a single region of Pseudarthrobacter sp. NIBRBAC000502772:
- the dusB gene encoding tRNA dihydrouridine synthase DusB gives MTVTATPPAPKLELPPLKLGPITVHTPVILAPMAGITNSAFRRLCREYGGGLYVAEMVTSRALVERTPESLRIISHDDDEKVRSVQLYGVDPVTVGQAVRMLVEEDRADHIDLNFGCPVPKVTRRGGGSALPWKTDLFTSIVQTAVKEASRGNVPLTIKMRKGIDDDHLTYLDAGRIARDAGVAAVALHGRTAAQFYSGQADWTAIARLREALPDIPVLGNGDIWSAEDAVRMVRETGVDGVVVGRGCQGRPWLFGDLMAAFEGSDVRHQPDLGKVAESVYRHAELMVETFGDEGKALREIRKHMAWYFKGYVVGSELRTKLAMVTSLEVLRDTLDQLDLGSPYPGVDAEGPRGRAGSPKKPALPKDWLESRALNAAQSQDISAAELDVSGG, from the coding sequence GTGACTGTTACCGCAACGCCTCCCGCCCCCAAGCTGGAACTCCCGCCCCTGAAGCTGGGCCCCATCACGGTGCACACCCCCGTGATCCTGGCTCCCATGGCGGGCATCACCAACTCCGCATTCCGTCGTTTGTGCCGTGAATACGGCGGCGGCCTGTACGTGGCGGAGATGGTCACCTCACGCGCCCTTGTTGAACGCACACCCGAATCACTGCGCATCATCTCGCACGACGACGACGAAAAAGTCCGCTCCGTCCAGCTGTACGGCGTGGACCCCGTTACGGTGGGCCAGGCAGTGCGCATGCTGGTCGAAGAGGACCGTGCGGACCACATCGACCTGAACTTCGGCTGCCCCGTTCCCAAGGTGACCCGGCGCGGCGGCGGGTCCGCCCTGCCCTGGAAGACCGACCTCTTCACGTCGATTGTCCAGACCGCGGTCAAGGAAGCGTCCAGGGGCAATGTCCCGCTCACCATCAAGATGCGCAAGGGCATCGACGATGACCACCTGACGTACCTCGACGCCGGCCGGATCGCCCGCGATGCCGGGGTCGCCGCCGTCGCGCTTCACGGCCGCACCGCGGCGCAGTTCTACTCCGGCCAGGCCGACTGGACCGCAATCGCCCGCCTGCGCGAGGCGCTGCCGGACATTCCCGTCCTGGGCAACGGCGACATCTGGTCCGCGGAAGATGCCGTCCGGATGGTCCGCGAAACCGGCGTCGACGGCGTGGTGGTGGGCCGCGGCTGCCAGGGACGCCCGTGGCTGTTCGGCGACCTCATGGCGGCCTTCGAGGGAAGCGATGTCCGCCACCAGCCGGACCTGGGCAAGGTGGCCGAGAGCGTCTACCGGCACGCTGAGCTGATGGTGGAAACCTTCGGTGATGAGGGCAAAGCCCTCCGCGAGATCCGCAAACACATGGCCTGGTACTTCAAGGGCTATGTGGTGGGCAGTGAACTGCGGACCAAACTGGCCATGGTGACCAGCCTGGAGGTGCTGCGCGACACGCTGGACCAGCTGGACCTGGGCTCGCCGTACCCCGGCGTGGATGCCGAAGGCCCGCGCGGCCGCGCAGGCTCGCCCAAAAAGCCGGCCCTGCCCAAGGACTGGCTGGAATCCCGTGCCCTGAACGCCGCGCAGTCCCAGGACATCTCCGCCGCGGAGCTGGATGTTTCCGGTGGCTGA
- a CDS encoding multidrug effflux MFS transporter, producing MTTPSNPGDSLTRRRKLLYILLLGALTALGPFTIDLYLPAFPALEASLGVTEAQVQLTLAGTTVGFALGQLVVGPFSDKFGRRLPLILATALHIASSVGAALSTDISTLGLFRVLMGVGAAGGGVVAMAMVRDLFSGYAMVRMFSRMALVNGLAPILAPVIGSQLLLVMPWPGIFVFLAGYGTLVIIAALVLVRETLPPEKRGLTGMTAGQRYKVLFTDRIFVGLLVVGGMNFAGLFTYLSASPFLFQDIFGFSPQEYGLLFGINSLGIVAGVQTSSRLIRTVPPQWILACSTAWMFLMALLIVVFDQAGLGLWGVMVPLWFYIMGAGFTFPCVQVLALSSHGAQAGTAASLLGAATFLMAGLVSPVAGWLGITSSTPMGAVQAACILVAIAGLWLVVRPRTVPSIH from the coding sequence GTGACCACTCCCTCGAATCCGGGCGATTCGCTGACCCGCCGCCGGAAACTGTTGTACATCCTCCTCCTCGGCGCCCTCACGGCGTTGGGTCCGTTCACGATCGACCTGTACCTGCCTGCGTTCCCGGCACTGGAAGCGAGCCTTGGGGTCACCGAGGCCCAGGTCCAGCTGACCCTGGCCGGCACCACCGTCGGCTTTGCCCTCGGCCAGCTGGTGGTGGGCCCCTTCAGCGACAAGTTCGGCCGGCGGCTCCCGCTGATCCTGGCCACCGCCCTGCACATCGCTTCCTCCGTGGGAGCAGCCCTGTCCACTGATATCTCCACGCTTGGCCTCTTCCGCGTTCTCATGGGCGTGGGTGCTGCGGGCGGCGGCGTGGTGGCGATGGCAATGGTGCGGGACCTGTTCTCCGGCTATGCCATGGTCCGGATGTTCTCGCGCATGGCCCTGGTGAACGGGCTGGCACCGATCCTGGCCCCGGTGATCGGATCGCAGCTGCTCCTGGTGATGCCCTGGCCGGGAATCTTCGTGTTCCTGGCCGGCTACGGCACCCTGGTGATCATCGCCGCGCTCGTTTTGGTCCGCGAAACACTGCCACCGGAGAAGCGCGGCCTGACCGGAATGACCGCCGGCCAGCGCTACAAGGTTCTTTTTACGGACCGGATCTTCGTGGGCCTGCTGGTGGTGGGCGGCATGAACTTCGCTGGCCTCTTCACCTACCTGTCCGCGTCGCCGTTCCTGTTCCAGGACATTTTCGGGTTCTCGCCGCAGGAGTACGGCCTGCTGTTCGGCATCAATTCCCTGGGCATTGTGGCCGGCGTCCAGACCAGCTCCAGGCTCATCCGTACTGTCCCGCCGCAATGGATCCTTGCCTGTTCCACGGCCTGGATGTTCCTTATGGCCCTGCTGATCGTGGTCTTTGACCAGGCCGGCCTGGGGCTCTGGGGCGTGATGGTTCCGCTCTGGTTCTACATCATGGGTGCAGGCTTTACATTCCCCTGCGTGCAGGTGCTGGCCCTGAGCAGCCACGGCGCGCAGGCCGGGACGGCCGCGTCCCTCCTGGGCGCCGCGACCTTCCTGATGGCCGGCCTGGTTTCACCGGTGGCGGGGTGGTTGGGCATCACCAGCTCCACCCCCATGGGAGCCGTGCAGGCCGCGTGCATACTGGTGGCGATTGCGGGCCTCTGGCTGGTCGTCAGACCCCGCACCGTGCCCTCGATCCACTGA
- a CDS encoding CDP-alcohol phosphatidyltransferase family protein, with protein sequence MRFIGAGARPGRPQVDHDRVFTIPNALTVLRFMGVPLFVWLVLAQKEYGTAVVVLVVMAGTDWIDGYVARRFDQASKLGRVMDPLADRLALIAVAVTLVIAGVVHWLYLAALLVPDAVLLVLTLSYFRGHPDLPVSRVGKVRTGLLLLGTPLLVMSRLDTPIAGPLYIAAWIVLGLGLTGHWIAAYNYFWAILRKGRQQSHHDGGTA encoded by the coding sequence TTGAGGTTCATCGGCGCTGGTGCGCGGCCCGGCCGCCCCCAGGTTGACCACGACCGCGTCTTCACCATCCCCAACGCCCTGACAGTGCTGCGCTTTATGGGCGTACCACTTTTTGTCTGGCTCGTGCTGGCCCAGAAGGAATATGGGACCGCCGTTGTGGTCCTGGTGGTCATGGCGGGAACCGACTGGATTGACGGCTACGTTGCCCGCCGCTTCGACCAGGCGTCCAAGCTCGGCCGCGTCATGGATCCGCTGGCTGACCGGCTTGCCCTGATCGCGGTGGCGGTCACCCTGGTGATTGCCGGCGTCGTCCATTGGCTGTATCTGGCCGCACTCCTGGTGCCTGACGCCGTGCTCCTGGTGCTGACGCTCTCCTACTTCCGGGGCCATCCGGACCTGCCAGTGAGCCGTGTGGGAAAAGTCCGCACCGGACTCCTGCTCCTGGGCACACCCTTGCTGGTCATGTCGCGATTGGACACCCCGATTGCCGGGCCGCTGTACATTGCAGCCTGGATCGTGCTGGGACTTGGGCTCACCGGCCACTGGATCGCCGCGTACAACTATTTCTGGGCCATTCTGCGGAAGGGCCGTCAGCAGTCCCATCACGACGGCGGCACCGCCTGA
- the dnaG gene encoding DNA primase: MAGLIKREDIDEVRQRTDIKEVVDGYVTLKGAGLGTYKGLCPFHDERSPSFTVRPQVGRYHCFGCGEDGDVIAFVQKQDHTSFHEAVEKLAARIGYELRYEDGGTGPNREEVGKRQRLLDAHKIADEFFRAQLLTPGAAEGRNFLFGRGFDRAASEQFGVGYAPQGWDALLKHLRGRGFTDQELKLTGMFSEGNRGIYDRFRGRLIWPIRDIAGDTIGFGARKLYEDDQGPKYLNTPETTLYKKSQVLYGIDLAKRSIAKDRQLVVVEGYTDVMACHLAGIPTAVATCGTAFGTEHIKIARRLLSDDGSGGEVIFTFDGDAAGQKAALRAFEEDQRFTAQTYVAVEPTGADPCDLRQSRGDAAVRDLIATRRPLFEFAIKATLRRHNLDTVEGRVAALRESAPVVAQIRDAAIRPEYARELAGWLGISVEDVSRAVGVAMKRAAPGGPAAPGTSAGAPGQMASAPAGSAQAGGPGVAAGPTSGAVPSYQRPDPRDPVASMERQALEVALQESALLGGGIWERFAAARFVTPAFQAVHDAMRASGPGLIGEPLRWVEQVMHEVPEPLRPLVSELAVVPLPASTAEAVQKYCKDILSRLFELQITRVKADKMGQLQRLDPAADPEDFQRLNRELMMLEMERRALRSDA; the protein is encoded by the coding sequence GTGGCTGGCCTGATCAAACGTGAAGACATAGACGAAGTACGCCAGCGCACGGACATCAAGGAAGTGGTTGACGGCTACGTCACGCTCAAGGGTGCCGGGCTGGGAACCTACAAGGGCCTGTGCCCCTTCCACGACGAACGGTCGCCGTCGTTCACCGTGCGCCCCCAGGTGGGCAGGTACCACTGCTTCGGGTGCGGCGAAGACGGGGACGTCATCGCCTTTGTGCAGAAACAGGACCACACCTCATTCCACGAGGCCGTGGAAAAGCTGGCTGCCCGCATCGGGTACGAACTGCGCTACGAAGACGGCGGCACCGGCCCCAACCGTGAGGAAGTGGGCAAGCGCCAGCGCCTCCTGGATGCCCACAAAATCGCCGATGAGTTCTTCCGCGCCCAGCTGCTGACGCCCGGGGCCGCCGAAGGCCGGAACTTCCTGTTCGGCCGCGGCTTCGACCGCGCCGCCTCGGAGCAGTTCGGCGTGGGCTACGCGCCGCAGGGCTGGGACGCGCTGCTGAAGCACCTCCGCGGCCGTGGCTTCACGGACCAGGAGCTGAAGCTGACGGGCATGTTCTCCGAAGGCAACCGGGGCATCTATGACCGGTTCCGTGGCAGGCTCATCTGGCCTATCCGCGACATCGCCGGCGACACCATCGGCTTCGGCGCCCGCAAACTCTACGAGGACGACCAAGGCCCCAAATACCTTAACACTCCCGAAACCACGCTCTACAAGAAGTCCCAGGTGCTCTACGGGATCGACCTCGCCAAGCGCAGCATCGCCAAAGACCGCCAGCTCGTGGTGGTGGAGGGATACACCGACGTGATGGCCTGCCACCTGGCGGGAATTCCGACGGCGGTGGCCACCTGCGGCACGGCATTCGGCACCGAGCACATCAAGATCGCCCGCCGCCTGCTGTCCGACGACGGCAGCGGGGGAGAGGTCATCTTCACCTTCGACGGTGACGCCGCCGGGCAGAAGGCGGCACTGCGCGCCTTCGAGGAAGACCAGCGCTTTACCGCCCAGACCTATGTGGCGGTGGAGCCCACCGGCGCCGACCCCTGCGACCTGCGCCAAAGCAGGGGCGACGCCGCCGTGCGGGACCTGATCGCCACGCGCCGGCCGCTGTTCGAGTTTGCCATCAAAGCCACGCTCAGGCGCCACAACCTGGACACCGTCGAGGGCCGGGTGGCCGCGCTGCGGGAATCCGCTCCGGTGGTGGCCCAGATCCGCGACGCAGCCATCAGGCCCGAGTATGCCCGGGAACTGGCCGGCTGGCTCGGCATCTCGGTTGAAGACGTCAGTCGGGCTGTGGGCGTCGCCATGAAGCGTGCCGCCCCGGGCGGGCCGGCTGCACCGGGGACGTCCGCCGGTGCCCCGGGTCAGATGGCGTCCGCTCCGGCGGGTTCCGCCCAGGCGGGCGGACCCGGCGTGGCTGCCGGGCCGACGTCGGGCGCTGTCCCTTCCTACCAGCGGCCCGACCCCCGGGACCCCGTGGCCTCCATGGAGCGGCAGGCGCTGGAAGTGGCGCTGCAGGAGTCCGCCCTCCTGGGCGGCGGCATCTGGGAGCGCTTCGCGGCCGCACGGTTCGTGACGCCGGCGTTCCAGGCTGTCCATGACGCCATGCGCGCCTCCGGTCCCGGATTGATCGGGGAGCCCCTGCGCTGGGTGGAGCAGGTGATGCACGAAGTCCCGGAACCCCTCCGGCCGCTGGTGTCCGAGCTTGCAGTGGTGCCGCTTCCCGCGAGCACTGCTGAAGCCGTCCAGAAGTACTGCAAGGACATTCTGTCCCGGCTGTTCGAGCTCCAGATCACGCGGGTCAAGGCGGACAAGATGGGCCAGCTGCAAAGGCTGGATCCGGCGGCGGACCCGGAGGATTTCCAGCGGCTCAACAGGGAACTGATGATGCTGGAAATGGAACGACGGGCACTGCGATCGGACGCCTGA
- a CDS encoding phage holin family protein, translated as MSGRHTGRTSQGLRITALPRTLKLLFRLAPRQLNDEIAFAKIELKRKGIQVGVAAAFFAVALVFVAFLVVGLIVAAIMGLATIMPAWLAALLVCALFLVIALIGGLIGVRKFKQAMPLVPAETIRGIKHDLGIVKEGSDFNAALLDPASPEAKAAKAAKDEAAAKAKAEKEAKAEAHKKEYPQASEPELHRRLEQRRRHLAQVRDELDTELDIKPQAMFLLGAAREKLGEGKAAVEHGAAKASQKFAGFSGSPDGAGLRWKPLAALAASATIFVVLLRRLLRNP; from the coding sequence ATGAGCGGACGTCACACCGGGCGCACCAGCCAGGGATTGCGGATCACCGCGCTGCCCAGGACGCTGAAACTTCTTTTCCGTCTGGCCCCTCGCCAACTCAACGATGAAATCGCCTTCGCCAAGATCGAGCTCAAGCGCAAGGGCATCCAGGTAGGCGTCGCCGCCGCCTTCTTCGCCGTTGCGCTTGTTTTTGTGGCGTTCCTGGTGGTTGGCCTGATCGTGGCCGCCATTATGGGCCTGGCCACCATCATGCCGGCGTGGCTCGCCGCGCTGCTCGTCTGCGCCCTGTTCCTTGTCATTGCCCTCATTGGCGGCCTGATCGGCGTCCGCAAATTCAAGCAGGCCATGCCCCTGGTCCCGGCCGAGACCATCCGCGGCATCAAACACGATCTCGGCATCGTCAAGGAAGGCTCGGACTTCAACGCCGCGCTGCTCGATCCGGCCAGCCCGGAAGCCAAGGCCGCCAAGGCTGCCAAGGACGAGGCTGCCGCGAAGGCCAAGGCCGAGAAGGAAGCCAAGGCCGAGGCGCACAAAAAAGAGTACCCGCAGGCCTCTGAACCCGAGCTTCACCGCCGCCTGGAACAGCGCCGCCGCCACCTGGCCCAGGTCCGCGACGAACTGGATACCGAGCTCGACATCAAGCCGCAGGCCATGTTCCTGCTGGGCGCTGCCAGGGAAAAACTGGGGGAGGGCAAGGCTGCCGTTGAACATGGCGCTGCCAAGGCCAGCCAAAAATTCGCTGGCTTCTCCGGATCCCCGGACGGCGCCGGCCTCCGCTGGAAGCCACTTGCCGCGCTTGCAGCCTCCGCAACGATCTTTGTGGTGCTCCTGCGCAGGCTGCTGCGGAACCCCTAA
- a CDS encoding glycosyltransferase — protein sequence MTTPSDQPPLTILIAADTYPPHINGAAQFSYRLANGMSGRGHNVHVLACRADDGASFTEFRSEATVHRLRSHGVFTHEYFRICFPWEIKKEIGLLFDRIKPDVVHIQSHYMIGEHVLYEAAKRGIRIVATNHFMPENLNPFLPFPQWFKNIIGKISWKDMGKVMGQADVVTTPTPLAAKAMHQHAFLHKVLPLSNGIDSAAYELQPGEVIEPHAHPTVVFVGRLAEEKHVDVLINAVSKTPTELNVHLEIVGGGEVRAALEAQAERLGLGERVKFLGLASDEDLREAYIKADLFCMPGTAELQSLVTLEAMSASTPVLLANAMALPHLVRDGENGYLFTPNDSDDLAAKITRILQLPAGERAAMGQASRRMVEPHSIEGTLQTFEDLYRGASYDDKAL from the coding sequence GTGACAACGCCCTCTGACCAGCCTCCCCTGACCATCCTGATCGCCGCGGATACGTATCCGCCCCACATCAACGGGGCCGCACAGTTCAGCTACCGTCTGGCCAACGGCATGAGCGGACGCGGCCACAACGTGCATGTGCTGGCTTGCCGGGCGGACGACGGCGCGAGCTTCACCGAGTTCCGCTCCGAGGCCACCGTGCACCGGCTCCGTTCCCACGGGGTCTTCACCCACGAGTACTTCCGTATCTGCTTCCCCTGGGAAATCAAGAAGGAGATCGGCCTCCTTTTCGATCGGATCAAGCCCGATGTGGTGCACATCCAAAGCCACTACATGATCGGCGAGCACGTCCTCTACGAAGCGGCGAAGCGGGGCATAAGGATCGTGGCCACCAACCACTTCATGCCCGAGAACCTGAACCCGTTCCTGCCGTTCCCGCAGTGGTTCAAGAACATCATCGGCAAGATCTCCTGGAAGGACATGGGCAAGGTCATGGGCCAGGCCGACGTCGTCACCACGCCCACACCCCTGGCCGCCAAGGCCATGCACCAGCACGCTTTCCTGCACAAGGTACTGCCACTCTCCAACGGCATTGACTCCGCAGCCTATGAGCTGCAGCCCGGCGAAGTGATCGAACCGCACGCCCACCCAACAGTGGTGTTTGTGGGGCGGCTGGCCGAGGAAAAGCATGTGGACGTGCTCATCAATGCCGTGTCCAAGACGCCCACAGAGCTCAACGTCCACCTGGAAATTGTGGGCGGCGGCGAAGTTCGCGCCGCACTTGAAGCGCAGGCGGAACGGCTCGGACTGGGGGAGCGGGTGAAATTCCTGGGACTGGCCAGCGATGAGGACCTCCGGGAGGCCTACATCAAGGCGGATCTGTTCTGCATGCCGGGGACCGCCGAGCTTCAGTCCCTGGTGACCCTTGAGGCGATGTCTGCCTCCACGCCCGTCCTGTTGGCTAATGCCATGGCCCTGCCGCACCTGGTGCGCGACGGCGAGAACGGCTACCTGTTCACACCCAACGACAGCGACGACCTCGCAGCCAAGATCACGCGGATCCTCCAGCTGCCAGCCGGGGAGCGGGCGGCAATGGGCCAGGCCAGCAGGCGGATGGTGGAACCGCACAGCATCGAGGGCACGCTGCAGACTTTCGAGGACCTCTACCGGGGTGCAAGCTACGACGACAAAGCCCTCTGA
- a CDS encoding DMT family transporter gives MVWVAVLLAVLGAFCLALGAQKQGSAVKADTGGLALSSNGFLRLLRNPRWVVGLLLLCLGMGMNAVALVSAPLTVVQPIGAIALVITTVVNARDQDITINRATMVSIAACVTGSALFVLLAVNVTQENHHVSQEDELTIVLLLALAVGLFGTLAVMFRHRMSAFVYILGAGVLFGFVAVLTRIIGKHLLDPNGLALLNVQWYSVVAIAAAGGLGSWFVQSAYSGGPPDLVIAGLTVIDPIVGIAIGIVILGELRPDVHAVMAIAMATAASLAIVGVIALSRHHPEVTKRRKDARKAAGRASH, from the coding sequence ATGGTATGGGTGGCGGTCCTGCTGGCGGTGCTTGGCGCATTCTGCCTTGCCCTGGGTGCGCAGAAGCAGGGGAGCGCCGTCAAAGCCGACACCGGCGGGCTGGCGCTGAGTTCAAACGGCTTCCTCCGCCTGCTCCGCAATCCGCGCTGGGTGGTGGGACTTCTCCTGCTGTGCCTCGGGATGGGAATGAACGCGGTGGCCCTGGTCTCCGCGCCGCTGACGGTGGTGCAGCCGATCGGCGCCATTGCGCTGGTCATTACCACCGTGGTGAACGCCCGCGACCAGGACATCACCATCAACCGGGCCACCATGGTGTCCATCGCGGCCTGCGTGACAGGTTCCGCACTCTTTGTCCTGCTCGCCGTCAACGTGACGCAGGAGAACCACCATGTGAGCCAGGAGGACGAGCTCACTATCGTGCTGCTGCTGGCACTGGCCGTCGGCTTGTTCGGCACCCTGGCGGTCATGTTCCGGCACCGGATGAGCGCGTTTGTCTACATCCTCGGCGCCGGCGTCCTGTTCGGCTTTGTCGCGGTGCTGACGCGCATCATCGGCAAGCACCTGCTGGACCCCAACGGGCTGGCGCTGCTCAATGTCCAGTGGTATTCGGTGGTGGCCATCGCGGCGGCCGGCGGCCTGGGTTCCTGGTTTGTGCAGAGCGCCTACTCGGGCGGCCCGCCGGACCTTGTCATCGCCGGGCTGACGGTCATCGACCCGATCGTGGGCATCGCCATCGGCATCGTGATCCTGGGCGAGCTGCGCCCGGACGTCCACGCCGTGATGGCGATTGCCATGGCTACGGCTGCTTCCCTTGCTATCGTGGGGGTGATCGCCCTTTCCAGGCACCATCCCGAGGTCACCAAGCGCAGGAAAGATGCGCGGAAGGCGGCGGGCAGGGCGTCCCACTAG
- a CDS encoding deoxyguanosinetriphosphate triphosphohydrolase — MFPVAETRTTAQALPGYGAHDSARWVEEPPKNNYRSDFERDRARVLHSSALRRLGAKTQVVAPDTDDFVRTRLTHSLEVAQVGRELGRALGCDPDVVDTACLSHDLGHPPFGHNGESALNEVAHAIGGFEGNAQTLRLLTRLEPKVLATDGRPAGLNLTRASLDAAAKYPWSALNAPVIHGQRTSKFGAYEDDLPIFNWIREGAPERRSCLEAQVMDLADDISYSVHDVEDAIVAGHFQLRWMDNPDHRARVVGYAKQWYLPHNDPAAIDAALARLEATDVWVREADGSRKSMAALKDMTSQLIGRFCQSALEATRAVYGPENLTRYSAELMVPDETVMEIAVMKGLATTFVMTTEHRQPIYERQREVLHALVTALSATGDRHLEPMFAADWRDAPDDGARLRVVIDQVASLTDGSALAMYERLVGSLPSLW; from the coding sequence ATGTTTCCGGTGGCTGAGACGCGCACCACGGCACAGGCCCTGCCCGGCTACGGGGCCCACGATTCCGCCCGCTGGGTGGAGGAACCGCCCAAAAACAACTACCGCTCCGATTTTGAGCGGGACCGCGCCCGGGTGCTTCACTCTTCCGCCCTGCGCCGCCTCGGCGCGAAAACGCAGGTAGTTGCCCCGGACACCGACGACTTCGTCCGCACCCGGCTGACCCACAGCCTCGAGGTTGCCCAGGTGGGACGGGAGCTGGGCCGCGCCCTGGGCTGCGACCCGGACGTGGTGGACACCGCCTGCCTGAGCCATGACCTGGGGCACCCGCCGTTCGGGCACAACGGCGAGTCCGCCCTGAACGAGGTGGCACATGCCATCGGCGGCTTCGAAGGCAACGCCCAGACCCTCCGGCTGCTTACCCGGCTGGAGCCCAAGGTCCTGGCCACCGACGGGCGCCCGGCCGGCCTGAACCTCACGAGGGCCAGCCTGGATGCGGCGGCGAAATACCCCTGGTCCGCGCTGAACGCGCCGGTCATCCATGGCCAGCGCACCAGCAAGTTCGGCGCCTACGAGGATGATCTTCCCATCTTCAACTGGATCCGGGAGGGTGCGCCGGAACGCCGCTCGTGCCTGGAGGCGCAGGTTATGGACCTGGCCGACGACATTTCCTATTCCGTGCACGACGTCGAGGACGCGATCGTGGCCGGGCACTTCCAGCTGCGCTGGATGGACAACCCGGACCACCGGGCCCGTGTGGTGGGCTACGCCAAGCAGTGGTACCTCCCACACAACGACCCCGCGGCGATCGATGCCGCCCTGGCCCGGTTGGAAGCCACCGACGTGTGGGTCCGCGAGGCCGACGGCAGCCGCAAGTCCATGGCCGCCCTGAAGGACATGACCAGCCAGCTGATCGGCCGGTTCTGCCAGAGCGCCCTGGAGGCCACCCGCGCCGTCTACGGCCCGGAAAACCTCACCCGGTACAGCGCTGAGCTGATGGTCCCGGACGAGACGGTCATGGAGATCGCGGTCATGAAGGGCCTGGCCACCACGTTTGTGATGACCACCGAACACCGCCAGCCCATCTACGAGCGCCAGCGCGAGGTGCTGCACGCGCTGGTCACCGCCCTGAGCGCCACGGGGGACCGCCACCTGGAGCCCATGTTCGCGGCTGACTGGCGGGACGCGCCCGACGACGGCGCACGGCTCAGGGTGGTCATCGACCAGGTGGCGTCGCTGACAGACGGCTCGGCGCTGGCTATGTACGAACGGCTCGTGGGGAGCCTTCCCTCGCTGTGGTGA
- a CDS encoding YibE/F family protein gives MGSGHTHVSTDHSEPTAQAIAARRKANRILAAVLVPLTLLTLAGMAMLWPSGSKDGISLANPYSAAPGVTFDTGKVQSVVEESCMQGSTAPGQSSDTSGQPAPAGSDCMFAFTEPDQGGSPVKVVVNPEVAQSHGVKPGDQIRYLNLSNAQGAAASQGSPAYIFVDFVRTLPIVILALLYALVVIAVARWRGLRALLGLVGAYFVLASFMLPGLVEGKPPLLLALVGSTVIMIGVLYFAHGFSARTSTALLGTMFGLAITALLAAWATDAANLAGVGSHDATTLINTSANISISGVILCGLIISGLGVLNDVTITQSSAVWELYELAPGTSARKLFTSAMRIGRDHIASTVYTIAFAYAGAALPILIIVMLYDRPLGDTLTSAELSEEVIRTLVGSIGLVLAIPVTTLIAVLVVKATGVRTAGQSAIGVPDEDRRPDGTSGAAAINADDVDDTGALAAAAFERRSRQSTEGSDDPATTRRGRRADRG, from the coding sequence ATGGGCTCCGGTCACACCCACGTTTCAACAGATCATTCGGAGCCGACGGCCCAGGCGATTGCTGCACGCCGGAAGGCAAACCGCATCCTGGCCGCGGTGCTGGTGCCGCTGACGCTTCTGACCCTGGCGGGCATGGCCATGCTGTGGCCGTCCGGGTCCAAGGACGGCATCTCCCTCGCCAACCCCTATTCGGCGGCGCCCGGCGTCACGTTCGATACGGGCAAGGTCCAGAGTGTCGTGGAAGAAAGCTGCATGCAGGGCTCCACCGCCCCCGGCCAATCCTCGGACACCAGCGGCCAGCCCGCCCCCGCCGGTTCCGACTGCATGTTTGCCTTTACGGAACCGGACCAGGGCGGCAGCCCCGTCAAAGTGGTGGTCAACCCGGAAGTGGCACAATCCCATGGCGTGAAGCCGGGGGACCAGATCAGGTACCTGAACCTTTCCAACGCCCAGGGCGCCGCGGCGTCGCAGGGGTCCCCGGCCTACATCTTCGTTGACTTCGTCCGTACCCTCCCCATCGTGATCCTGGCGCTCCTCTATGCCCTGGTGGTCATCGCGGTGGCGCGCTGGCGCGGACTCCGGGCACTGCTGGGGCTGGTGGGCGCGTATTTCGTCCTTGCCAGCTTTATGTTGCCCGGGCTCGTGGAGGGCAAACCTCCGCTGCTGCTGGCCCTGGTGGGATCAACGGTGATCATGATCGGGGTCCTGTATTTTGCCCACGGATTCTCGGCCCGCACATCAACGGCGCTGCTGGGCACGATGTTCGGCCTGGCCATCACGGCGCTGTTGGCAGCCTGGGCCACCGACGCCGCCAACCTCGCCGGAGTGGGCAGCCATGACGCCACCACCCTGATCAATACCTCGGCCAACATCTCCATTTCCGGGGTGATCCTGTGCGGCCTCATCATCTCCGGCCTTGGTGTCCTGAACGACGTCACCATCACGCAATCGTCCGCCGTCTGGGAACTCTACGAATTGGCTCCCGGCACCAGCGCCCGCAAGCTCTTCACGTCCGCCATGCGGATCGGCCGGGACCACATCGCCTCCACGGTCTACACCATCGCGTTCGCCTACGCCGGCGCAGCCCTGCCCATCCTGATCATTGTGATGCTGTATGACCGGCCGCTGGGGGACACCCTGACCAGTGCCGAGCTGTCCGAAGAAGTCATCCGCACGCTCGTCGGCTCCATAGGCCTGGTCCTCGCCATCCCGGTGACCACCCTGATCGCCGTGCTGGTGGTCAAGGCCACCGGCGTCCGGACGGCCGGACAGTCCGCCATCGGCGTCCCGGACGAAGACCGCCGCCCCGACGGCACCTCGGGCGCCGCCGCCATCAACGCGGACGACGTCGACGATACCGGTGCGCTCGCGGCGGCCGCTTTCGAGAGGCGGTCACGGCAGTCCACGGAAGGTTCCGACGATCCCGCCACCACCCGGAGGGGACGCCGGGCAGACCGCGGCTGA